The Hahella sp. HNIBRBA332 genome window below encodes:
- a CDS encoding YciI family protein, which translates to MKYLCLVYYDENIINAMTKSEWDSLNGECIAFGDEVRQSGHFVGGNALQPVETATTVRVRNGRVTTTDGPFAETKEQLAGFYMMEARDLNEAIQLAGRIPPARLGSIEIRPIRELQAPESAG; encoded by the coding sequence ATGAAATATCTGTGTCTCGTTTATTACGATGAAAACATTATTAACGCCATGACCAAAAGCGAATGGGACTCGCTGAACGGAGAGTGCATCGCTTTCGGCGATGAGGTCAGGCAAAGTGGACATTTTGTCGGCGGCAACGCACTGCAACCCGTGGAAACCGCCACCACCGTGCGCGTCCGTAACGGTCGCGTCACCACCACAGACGGCCCTTTCGCGGAGACCAAAGAACAATTGGCGGGCTTTTACATGATGGAAGCCCGCGACCTGAATGAAGCCATCCAACTCGCCGGACGCATTCCTCCCGCCCGACTGGGAAGCATTGAAATCCGCCCCATTCGTGAACTGCAAGCGCCAGAGTCAGCCGGTTAA
- a CDS encoding YciI family protein, with translation MKFLCMAYYNVQKFAELGEAEMQAIVSQCSEYDQSLRQSGAVLAQGSLASPSSSLCIRPSKKGPIVSDGPFLETKEQIGGFFMIEANSLEEAKELALKHPAANIGDEMGWGVEIRPIDNFIAL, from the coding sequence ATGAAATTTCTCTGCATGGCTTATTACAACGTACAAAAGTTCGCGGAGTTGGGCGAGGCGGAGATGCAGGCCATCGTCAGCCAATGCTCTGAATATGACCAAAGCCTGCGTCAAAGCGGCGCGGTACTCGCGCAAGGCTCTCTTGCCTCACCGTCTTCCTCTTTATGTATTCGCCCCAGCAAGAAAGGTCCCATTGTTTCAGATGGCCCGTTTTTGGAAACCAAAGAGCAGATCGGCGGATTCTTTATGATTGAGGCGAACAGTTTGGAAGAGGCGAAAGAACTTGCGTTGAAGCACCCCGCCGCCAATATCGGTGATGAGATGGGCTGGGGAGTAGAGATTCGCCCAATTGATAACTTCATCGCTCTGTGA
- a CDS encoding nuclear transport factor 2 family protein: MSATNTTESQIRQALGSWVEAACAKDLDRIMSHYAPDVRAFDAILQLQFEGVDAYRKHWETCLSYTSGPMIFEVADLRIEAEGDLAVGHFLNRCGCVNEQGEAQSSWMRGTVCYRRRDGEWKIVHEHYSAPFSVPDGAALFNLEP, encoded by the coding sequence ATGAGCGCAACAAATACCACAGAGAGCCAGATACGTCAGGCCCTGGGCAGCTGGGTGGAGGCCGCCTGCGCCAAGGATCTGGACCGCATCATGAGTCACTATGCGCCTGATGTGCGCGCCTTTGACGCCATTCTGCAGTTGCAATTCGAAGGTGTGGACGCCTATCGCAAACATTGGGAAACCTGCTTATCTTACACCTCCGGCCCCATGATTTTTGAGGTAGCAGACTTGCGCATCGAAGCAGAAGGAGACTTGGCTGTCGGCCACTTTCTCAATCGCTGCGGCTGTGTGAATGAACAAGGGGAAGCACAGAGTTCATGGATGCGGGGTACGGTTTGCTATCGCCGGCGCGACGGCGAGTGGAAAATTGTGCATGAGCATTACTCAGCGCCGTTCAGCGTACCCGATGGCGCAGCGCTGTTTAACCTCGAGCCCTGA
- a CDS encoding YciI family protein, whose protein sequence is MRFLIIRKADKNTEAGVMPGDDLISAMGSYNQELANAGAMLDGAGLKPSDKGARIKFSGGKPTVFDGPFAETKELIAGYTMIQAKSKEEAIEWACRWPAQDGDGEVELEIRQLYELEDFAPSEGLEQHRALQAQLSAKPPQVNTYLFFNGQCKEAFEYYAQVLGGKIEYSVTFAECPDPTQNPPGWEDKIMHICMAVGDRKLMASDTPPGHFEEPKGFFVQLDTDTPEEADRLFNALVEGGQVRMPLQQTFWSVRFGMLVDRFGTPWMINCSQAA, encoded by the coding sequence ATGCGATTTCTGATCATACGTAAAGCAGACAAAAACACTGAAGCCGGCGTCATGCCTGGAGACGATCTGATCTCCGCCATGGGTAGCTACAACCAGGAATTGGCGAACGCCGGCGCCATGCTTGATGGGGCGGGTTTGAAGCCCAGCGACAAGGGAGCCCGAATCAAATTTTCCGGCGGCAAGCCTACTGTATTCGACGGCCCTTTTGCAGAAACCAAAGAGCTTATCGCTGGCTACACCATGATTCAGGCGAAGTCGAAAGAAGAAGCAATCGAATGGGCGTGTCGCTGGCCAGCGCAGGATGGCGACGGAGAGGTAGAACTGGAAATCCGCCAGCTCTATGAACTGGAGGATTTCGCGCCCAGTGAGGGATTGGAGCAGCACAGAGCGCTGCAAGCGCAATTGTCAGCGAAGCCGCCTCAGGTGAATACCTATCTATTCTTCAATGGCCAATGCAAAGAGGCTTTCGAATACTACGCGCAAGTCCTGGGCGGAAAAATTGAGTATTCAGTGACCTTCGCAGAATGTCCCGACCCGACTCAGAACCCTCCAGGTTGGGAGGACAAGATCATGCACATCTGTATGGCGGTCGGAGATAGAAAACTGATGGCCTCCGATACGCCTCCCGGGCACTTTGAAGAGCCTAAAGGCTTCTTCGTGCAACTTGATACGGACACCCCTGAAGAAGCCGACCGTCTGTTCAACGCATTGGTGGAAGGCGGTCAAGTGCGCATGCCATTACAACAGACCTTCTGGTCCGTACGCTTCGGCATGCTGGTGGATCGGTTCGGCACGCCCTGGATGATTAACTGCAGCCAAGCAGCCTGA
- a CDS encoding RNA polymerase sigma factor → MAFNKLREKAEVPQQEENAKLSARQQIEAVYRAESRRILATLIRLLGDFDLAEEAMHEAFAAATDQWEQEGVPANPRAWLVSTGRFKAIDHLRRRARFDASLTDIAERLYAEATDAEDKQNEDIEDDRLRLIFTCCHPSLSTEAQVALTLREICDLTTEEIARAFLSSASTVAQRIVRAKSKIRDARIPYEVPTESELPERLESVLHVIYLVFNEGYSASAGDSLTRSDLSAEAIRLGRLLVELLKSKAEASEAMGLLALMLLSDSRRAARANAQGDLILLDAQDRSLWNKTQIEEGVQWITKALRDQRFGPYSLQAAISAVHAEAPSAEATDWSEIIGLYTLLLRINPSPVVALNRAVAVAMRDGPQRGLEIIDSIFAQGELHSYHLAHSAKADMHRRLGQFEEAREAYQQALTLAKQEPERRFLERRLEELDLSLKDV, encoded by the coding sequence TTGGCATTCAATAAGTTACGGGAGAAAGCCGAAGTGCCGCAGCAGGAAGAAAACGCGAAATTGAGCGCTCGTCAGCAAATTGAGGCGGTATATCGGGCGGAATCCCGACGTATTCTGGCGACTTTGATCCGCTTATTAGGCGATTTTGACTTGGCGGAAGAAGCCATGCATGAGGCCTTCGCCGCTGCAACCGACCAATGGGAGCAGGAAGGCGTTCCCGCCAATCCACGCGCCTGGTTAGTGTCTACAGGGCGTTTCAAAGCCATTGATCATCTACGTCGTCGCGCCCGCTTTGACGCCTCACTAACCGATATCGCCGAACGGCTTTATGCGGAAGCGACAGACGCGGAAGACAAACAAAACGAAGATATTGAAGATGATCGCCTGCGCCTGATTTTCACCTGTTGCCACCCCAGCCTGTCTACTGAGGCGCAAGTAGCGCTGACGTTACGAGAAATATGCGATCTCACCACTGAGGAAATAGCACGCGCTTTTCTTTCTTCAGCCAGCACAGTGGCCCAGCGTATCGTGCGCGCCAAGTCTAAGATTCGGGACGCCCGCATTCCCTATGAAGTGCCGACCGAATCCGAGTTGCCGGAACGGCTGGAGTCCGTGTTGCATGTCATTTATCTGGTATTCAACGAGGGCTACTCCGCATCTGCTGGCGATAGCCTCACCCGTAGCGACCTGTCTGCGGAAGCCATTCGATTGGGACGCTTGCTGGTGGAGCTGCTGAAGTCTAAAGCGGAGGCGTCAGAAGCGATGGGACTACTGGCTTTAATGTTACTCAGCGACTCCCGCCGCGCCGCTCGCGCCAATGCGCAAGGCGACCTGATTCTGCTCGACGCGCAAGACCGGTCACTGTGGAACAAAACGCAGATAGAAGAAGGCGTGCAATGGATCACTAAAGCGTTAAGAGACCAACGCTTTGGACCCTACAGCCTGCAGGCGGCCATTTCCGCGGTTCACGCAGAAGCGCCCAGCGCAGAGGCCACTGACTGGTCTGAAATCATTGGGCTGTACACGTTACTGCTGCGCATCAATCCATCGCCAGTGGTGGCGCTAAACCGTGCGGTGGCGGTGGCCATGCGCGACGGCCCGCAACGGGGTCTGGAAATCATCGACAGTATATTCGCCCAGGGAGAGCTTCATTCTTATCACCTCGCCCACTCCGCCAAGGCGGACATGCACCGCCGTCTGGGACAGTTTGAGGAGGCGCGGGAGGCCTATCAGCAGGCGCTGACACTGGCAAAGCAAGAGCCCGAACGCCGCTTTCTGGAAAGACGTCTGGAGGAACTAGACTTGTCATTAAAGGACGTCTAA